One region of Natrinema salaciae genomic DNA includes:
- a CDS encoding universal stress protein, with translation MYDTILVPTDGSDPANRAVEHTLELADMYEADVHAMYCVETHRYGEPALSSAEIVLERLEEQGAAMLEELADRADNVGIDCTSTVCHGQPWEEIYKKADEIDADLIVIGFQGQSHERHGKIGSVAERVVRHADRPVLTA, from the coding sequence ATGTACGACACGATACTCGTTCCGACCGACGGGAGCGATCCGGCGAACCGCGCGGTCGAACACACGCTGGAACTGGCCGACATGTACGAGGCCGACGTTCACGCGATGTACTGCGTCGAGACCCACCGGTACGGCGAACCCGCGCTAAGTAGCGCCGAAATCGTTCTCGAGAGACTCGAGGAACAGGGAGCGGCGATGCTCGAGGAGCTCGCCGATCGCGCGGACAACGTCGGGATCGACTGTACCTCGACCGTTTGCCACGGGCAGCCGTGGGAAGAGATCTACAAAAAGGCCGACGAGATCGACGCCGACCTGATCGTGATCGGCTTTCAGGGACAGAGTCACGAGCGCCACGGCAAGATCGGGAGCGTCGCCGAACGGGTCGTTCGACACGCCGACCGACCGGTGTTGACCGCGTGA
- a CDS encoding universal stress protein → MYETILAATDGSEPAHRAVDHALDLASTFDADLHVIYVVDTRRYGESMLTDSETAVADLEAQAMDLLRDTEARADIAVTTEIRNGRPHDQIDAYAEEIDADLLVIGNRGLGAGSEIGSTAERVVRYVDRPVITA, encoded by the coding sequence ATGTACGAGACGATACTCGCCGCGACGGATGGAAGCGAGCCAGCGCACCGTGCGGTCGACCACGCACTCGACCTCGCGTCGACGTTCGATGCCGACCTCCACGTGATCTACGTCGTCGATACCCGTCGGTACGGAGAGTCGATGCTCACGGACTCGGAGACGGCCGTCGCGGATCTGGAAGCGCAGGCGATGGACCTCCTGCGGGATACCGAAGCGCGAGCCGACATCGCCGTGACGACCGAGATCCGTAACGGCCGTCCTCACGACCAGATCGACGCGTACGCCGAGGAGATCGATGCCGATCTGCTCGTGATTGGCAACCGCGGGCTCGGGGCCGGCAGCGAGATCGGAAGTACGGCAGAACGAGTCGTCAGGTACGTCGATCGACCGGTGATTACGGCCTGA
- a CDS encoding universal stress protein, giving the protein MSRHLLVPLDDSPLSKQALEFALEEYEDVSIVALHVLDPTDPGYSSATEVDVRNEPRHGSDEWYERAGEEEERIFDDARELAADSDVTLETERAVGEPAREIVDYAEDHEVDQIVMGSHGRTGVTRLLIGSVAEMVVRRSPVTVTVVRGDTEQ; this is encoded by the coding sequence ATGTCTCGCCACTTGCTCGTTCCCCTGGATGACTCACCGCTATCGAAGCAAGCGCTCGAGTTCGCCCTCGAAGAGTACGAGGACGTCTCGATCGTCGCGCTTCACGTCCTCGATCCGACGGACCCGGGGTACAGTTCCGCGACCGAGGTCGACGTTCGAAACGAACCGCGCCACGGCTCCGACGAGTGGTACGAGCGGGCGGGCGAGGAGGAGGAGCGCATCTTCGACGACGCCCGCGAACTGGCGGCCGACTCCGACGTGACTCTCGAGACCGAACGTGCGGTCGGCGAACCTGCGCGCGAGATCGTCGACTACGCCGAAGACCACGAGGTCGATCAGATCGTCATGGGCAGTCACGGTCGAACGGGGGTGACCCGGCTGCTGATCGGGAGCGTCGCCGAGATGGTCGTCCGTCGCTCGCCGGTAACCGTCACGGTAGTTCGCGGCGACACGGAACAGTAG
- a CDS encoding ABC1 kinase family protein yields MMGYYARFLQVVVRFLPFAIAFLRDRRRFLLFGPSRGTSTTVHRDRAERLTETMLDLGPAFIKVGQVLSTRPDIVPPTYVDAFGTLQDEVPEDAGGDPLTVVDDELGDDIDLETIEPVAGGSLAFVYTAEYEGERIALKVQRPGIAAIVKRDLRVIGGLVPLLAAFADERQRYSLENVADDFEKIILEELDFRREASIMAEIEANLAEIDRVVVPSVYPELCSERVVAMEHVDGEKITDERALDDAGVEPGDMATLVARTYLKMSLVDGVFHADPHPGNLAVTDAGRLVIYDYGMSQRLRPQEQDDITRLYRTLVRRDVDGLLNALVALEVLEPTVDRVAARQVLELMIENLEGRSDITWRSIVTELFSRLHGFPFRIPPNVMLLVRAGTVGEGVCRSLDPEFDFIAATRSFLVDYGFIESEFEAAVEDVRADLRESALVLARAPARFDAVFGQLERGELVVRTDPVDRPRGGDPAVGYAIVAGSLFVAAAVLTFHELPLELVGASLGLVFLGLYVRRRWSD; encoded by the coding sequence ATGATGGGATACTACGCTCGGTTTCTGCAGGTAGTCGTACGCTTCCTCCCCTTCGCGATCGCGTTCCTCAGGGATCGCCGGCGGTTCCTGTTGTTCGGGCCGTCTCGCGGCACTTCGACCACGGTGCATCGTGATCGCGCCGAACGGCTCACCGAGACGATGCTCGATCTCGGGCCTGCGTTTATCAAGGTCGGACAGGTGCTCTCGACGCGACCCGACATCGTCCCGCCGACGTACGTCGACGCGTTCGGGACGCTACAGGACGAAGTTCCCGAGGACGCGGGCGGTGATCCGCTGACCGTCGTCGACGACGAACTCGGCGACGACATCGATCTCGAGACGATCGAACCGGTCGCCGGGGGATCGCTCGCGTTCGTCTACACCGCCGAGTACGAGGGCGAACGGATTGCCCTGAAAGTTCAACGACCGGGAATCGCGGCGATCGTCAAACGGGACCTGCGAGTTATCGGCGGACTCGTGCCGCTGCTCGCGGCGTTCGCCGACGAGCGACAGCGATACTCGCTCGAGAACGTCGCCGACGACTTCGAGAAGATCATCCTCGAGGAACTGGATTTCCGCCGCGAAGCGTCGATCATGGCGGAGATCGAGGCCAACTTGGCGGAGATCGATCGCGTCGTGGTCCCGTCGGTCTATCCGGAACTGTGCTCCGAACGCGTGGTGGCGATGGAGCACGTCGACGGCGAGAAGATAACCGACGAGCGAGCCCTCGACGATGCCGGCGTCGAACCCGGCGACATGGCGACGCTCGTCGCCCGAACCTATCTCAAGATGAGCCTCGTCGACGGCGTCTTCCACGCCGACCCCCATCCCGGAAACCTCGCAGTGACCGACGCGGGGCGGCTGGTCATCTACGACTACGGGATGAGCCAGCGACTGCGTCCACAGGAACAGGACGATATCACGCGCCTCTATCGCACCCTCGTCCGCCGTGACGTCGACGGGCTTCTGAACGCGCTCGTCGCACTCGAGGTCCTCGAACCGACGGTCGATCGCGTCGCGGCTCGACAGGTCCTCGAACTGATGATTGAGAACCTCGAAGGACGGTCCGACATCACCTGGCGGTCGATCGTTACCGAGTTGTTCTCGCGACTCCACGGATTTCCGTTTCGCATCCCGCCGAACGTGATGCTGCTCGTTCGCGCCGGCACGGTCGGTGAAGGCGTCTGTCGAAGTCTCGATCCGGAGTTCGATTTCATCGCCGCCACGCGGTCGTTTCTCGTGGACTACGGGTTCATCGAAAGCGAGTTCGAGGCGGCCGTCGAAGACGTACGCGCCGATCTCCGCGAGTCGGCGCTGGTGCTCGCGCGAGCGCCCGCCCGGTTCGATGCCGTCTTCGGACAACTCGAGCGGGGCGAACTCGTCGTCAGAACCGACCCGGTCGACCGGCCGCGCGGCGGCGATCCGGCGGTCGGCTACGCGATCGTGGCCGGGTCCTTGTTCGTCGCGGCTGCCGTGCTGACGTTCCACGAACTGCCCCTCGAACTCGTTGGCGCGTCGCTCGGACTCGTCTTTCTCGGCTTGTACGTTCGCCGGCGCTGGTCCGACTGA
- a CDS encoding DUF6920 family protein, whose amino-acid sequence MTRFTDWIGTSSGPDGTEPRAKPGGRAPRRLALSAAVVLAVGLAVDAERRYSFQRQIDDRVSELLADARSEPQGRTRYTSTDVDGLPAPVARYFRTVLEDGQRPVRTVRLRQRGEFRLGDRDGAWRPFEAIQHVATRPPGFVWDAEIDVAPLLSVRVLNRYARGEGLLRAKLRSTIPVASAGPSPEMNEGELVRYLAEAVWYPTALLPAHGVEWEPIDDRTAKATLEHREVTASLVFHFDDRNEVDRVTTERYRQETDSTAPWIGRFRDYESQNGRRIPTRATVGWALPDGDLPYWRATIDAIEHDDVDDETR is encoded by the coding sequence ATGACTCGATTCACCGATTGGATCGGCACCTCGAGCGGCCCGGACGGGACGGAACCGCGGGCGAAGCCGGGCGGCCGGGCACCGCGTCGCCTGGCGCTATCGGCTGCCGTCGTCCTCGCCGTCGGTCTGGCGGTCGACGCCGAGAGGCGGTACAGCTTCCAGCGACAGATCGACGACCGGGTGAGCGAACTCCTCGCGGACGCCCGTTCGGAGCCACAGGGCAGGACGCGATACACGAGCACGGACGTCGACGGACTGCCGGCGCCCGTCGCCCGATACTTCCGGACGGTTCTCGAGGACGGCCAACGGCCCGTCCGGACGGTTCGACTCCGCCAGCGCGGCGAGTTTCGTCTCGGCGATCGGGACGGGGCGTGGCGGCCGTTCGAGGCGATACAGCACGTCGCGACGCGGCCGCCCGGCTTCGTCTGGGATGCCGAAATCGACGTCGCGCCGCTGCTCTCGGTTCGGGTCCTCAACCGGTACGCGCGCGGCGAGGGACTGCTGCGAGCGAAGCTTCGGTCGACGATCCCGGTTGCCAGTGCCGGTCCGTCCCCGGAGATGAACGAAGGAGAACTCGTCCGGTACCTCGCCGAGGCCGTGTGGTACCCCACCGCCCTCCTGCCCGCCCACGGCGTCGAGTGGGAGCCGATCGACGATCGAACGGCGAAAGCGACGCTCGAACACCGGGAAGTGACGGCGTCGCTCGTCTTCCACTTCGACGATCGGAACGAAGTCGACCGTGTGACGACCGAGCGCTATCGACAGGAGACGGATTCGACCGCGCCCTGGATCGGCCGCTTTCGAGACTACGAGAGCCAAAACGGGCGGCGGATTCCGACCCGGGCGACGGTCGGGTGGGCGCTCCCGGACGGCGACCTGCCGTACTGGCGAGCGACGATCGACGCGATCGAACACGACGATGTCGACGACGAAACGCGCTGA
- a CDS encoding CPBP family intramembrane glutamic endopeptidase has translation MNRRTVRDRVGRHPVVSFFVLAYAISWLGFLPSILGVDDAFGGLNLLVAQFGPAIAGGLVLWYTGGSIREWAGRIARWRVPLRWWAATIAIPIVIFGAADAGFALLGYVPDLSRLPDPLLTYLPTLVGLTLLAGLGEEPGWRGFALPRLQERYGPLGATLLLGTVWAVWHLPVFFVDPRSSHGIADPIVLGGMVLLTALGIVLYSFFYTWLYNHTGSVLLLMVLHGGFNTGTVHLVPFADELVFGPTYTTLLTVQVAALFVGVLALVALTRGRLGDDVEDERRRRGQEPSPTA, from the coding sequence ATGAACCGGCGCACCGTCCGGGACCGCGTTGGTCGTCACCCGGTCGTCTCGTTCTTCGTTCTCGCCTACGCCATCTCGTGGCTCGGCTTTCTTCCCTCGATACTCGGCGTCGACGACGCGTTCGGCGGGCTGAATCTGTTGGTCGCCCAGTTCGGGCCCGCGATCGCCGGCGGCCTCGTCCTGTGGTACACCGGCGGGTCGATCCGGGAGTGGGCCGGTCGCATCGCCCGCTGGCGCGTCCCGCTGCGCTGGTGGGCCGCGACGATCGCGATCCCGATCGTCATCTTCGGGGCCGCGGACGCCGGATTCGCGCTGCTGGGGTACGTTCCGGATCTCTCGCGGTTGCCCGATCCGCTGCTGACGTACCTCCCGACGCTCGTCGGCCTCACGCTGCTCGCCGGCCTGGGCGAAGAACCGGGGTGGCGCGGCTTCGCGCTCCCCCGTCTCCAGGAGCGGTACGGCCCGCTGGGTGCGACGCTCCTGCTCGGAACCGTCTGGGCGGTCTGGCACCTGCCGGTGTTTTTCGTCGATCCGCGGTCGTCTCATGGGATCGCCGACCCGATCGTCCTGGGTGGGATGGTGCTGCTCACGGCCCTGGGAATCGTTCTCTACTCGTTTTTCTACACCTGGCTCTACAACCACACCGGGAGCGTCCTCCTGCTGATGGTGCTCCACGGCGGGTTCAACACCGGAACGGTCCACCTAGTGCCGTTCGCGGACGAACTCGTCTTCGGTCCGACGTACACGACGCTCCTGACGGTACAGGTAGCCGCCCTGTTCGTCGGCGTCCTCGCGCTCGTGGCGCTCACCCGCGGCCGACTGGGGGACGACGTCGAGGACGAACGACGACGCCGGGGCCAGGAGCCCTCGCCGACCGCGTGA
- a CDS encoding CPBP family intramembrane glutamic endopeptidase: MGDRETSRPSATEPGSETSVWAALENRRNFDVWGFLLFSHGWTWCWWSVPILAEWHAFRFPGIVFLIVGGLGVTIGGVAMAWLVGGRTGLDDLWRRLVDVRRLPLRWSLVVLALFPALALVGAGVATVVDGAAQPLSAAPLQALLGDPLALVATLAMIFFLGPFHEEIGWRGYWLDRLQLHWSALTASLVLGVAWAVWHAPLFLMVGYFSSWDFAPEPVWFAFNILVGSVLYTWLYNNANRSVLAVILFHFVGNATGQLLELSPAADRYQTIVTTGLVLVVLLWWGASDLRRGAERPRPPY, translated from the coding sequence ATGGGCGATCGAGAAACTTCCCGACCGTCGGCGACCGAACCCGGCAGCGAGACGTCCGTGTGGGCCGCCCTCGAGAACCGACGCAACTTCGATGTCTGGGGGTTTCTGCTGTTTTCACACGGCTGGACGTGGTGCTGGTGGAGCGTTCCGATTCTCGCCGAGTGGCACGCCTTCCGGTTTCCGGGGATCGTCTTTCTGATCGTCGGCGGTCTCGGCGTCACGATCGGCGGCGTCGCTATGGCCTGGCTGGTCGGCGGCCGGACGGGGCTGGACGACCTGTGGCGACGCCTCGTCGACGTGCGACGGCTCCCGTTGCGGTGGTCACTGGTGGTGCTCGCGCTCTTTCCGGCGCTCGCACTGGTCGGTGCCGGCGTCGCGACCGTCGTCGACGGGGCAGCACAGCCGTTGAGCGCGGCTCCCCTGCAGGCTCTGCTCGGCGACCCGCTCGCGCTCGTGGCAACGCTGGCGATGATCTTCTTCCTCGGACCGTTCCACGAGGAGATCGGCTGGCGAGGGTACTGGCTCGATCGGCTGCAACTGCACTGGAGCGCGCTGACCGCCAGCCTCGTCCTCGGCGTCGCGTGGGCGGTCTGGCACGCGCCGCTGTTCCTGATGGTCGGGTACTTCAGCAGCTGGGACTTCGCTCCGGAGCCCGTCTGGTTCGCCTTCAACATCCTCGTCGGCTCCGTCCTCTATACCTGGCTGTACAACAACGCGAACCGCAGCGTCCTCGCGGTGATCCTGTTTCACTTCGTCGGGAACGCGACCGGGCAGCTCCTCGAGCTCTCGCCGGCGGCGGACCGGTATCAGACGATCGTTACGACGGGACTCGTCCTCGTCGTCCTGCTCTGGTGGGGGGCGAGCGATCTCCGTCGCGGAGCGGAGCGCCCGCGTCCGCCGTACTGA
- a CDS encoding helix-turn-helix domain-containing protein: MSLYEASFRLKHECPYREISERYPDLTIREWYLSDCQVLEISSAGAPTDELLEEIEEIGTVLHESVDDSGLHVVTQSCLCSLEGSILERFEEHDCLYQPPTIHRQGWEHYTVIAFDESDVRALLRELEADRDIELLSKTAIAEQAIPHSMLAPVDQLFEDLTDRQLAALQLALEHGYYEQPRGTSLRELASQTSVARSTYEEHLRKAENKLMANAGTYLRLVTSGSGADPLGTGRAEPSEQHAD, from the coding sequence ATGAGTCTGTACGAGGCCTCGTTTCGGTTAAAACACGAGTGTCCCTACCGGGAGATCTCGGAGCGGTATCCGGACCTCACGATTCGCGAGTGGTACCTGAGCGACTGTCAGGTCCTCGAGATCAGCTCTGCAGGGGCGCCGACCGACGAGTTGCTCGAGGAGATCGAGGAGATCGGAACGGTCCTCCACGAGTCGGTCGACGACTCGGGTCTCCACGTCGTCACCCAGTCCTGTCTCTGCTCGCTCGAGGGGTCGATTCTGGAGCGGTTCGAAGAACACGATTGCCTCTACCAGCCGCCGACGATCCACCGGCAGGGGTGGGAACACTACACGGTGATCGCGTTCGACGAATCCGACGTCCGGGCCCTGCTTCGGGAGCTGGAGGCGGATCGAGATATCGAACTGCTCTCCAAGACTGCCATCGCGGAGCAAGCGATCCCGCACAGCATGCTGGCACCGGTCGATCAGTTGTTCGAGGATCTCACCGACCGGCAGCTGGCGGCGTTACAGCTGGCGCTGGAGCACGGCTACTACGAACAGCCACGAGGGACGTCACTCCGAGAACTGGCGTCGCAGACGTCCGTCGCCCGCTCGACCTACGAGGAACACCTCCGGAAGGCGGAGAACAAGCTCATGGCGAACGCCGGCACGTACCTGCGGCTGGTGACGTCGGGAAGTGGGGCGGATCCGCTGGGTACGGGTCGGGCGGAGCCGTCCGAACAGCACGCAGACTGA
- a CDS encoding rubrerythrin-like domain-containing protein gives MKNRINTSVTLYECMVCGARAKAPRSMGCPNCGGEMQNLGNSRE, from the coding sequence ATGAAGAATCGGATCAATACGTCTGTTACATTGTACGAATGTATGGTATGTGGGGCGCGGGCGAAGGCCCCCCGTTCGATGGGCTGTCCGAACTGCGGCGGCGAGATGCAGAATCTCGGCAATTCTCGAGAGTGA
- a CDS encoding pyridoxamine 5'-phosphate oxidase family protein, translated as MDHVEYVYTIGMSDEEVREHLERVDTGVLALAADDDAYAIPVAHHYDSGSLYVRLSTDGSSEKRSYLEHTETACLTMYDVSASGDSWSIVATGPLRKLTGRERAQFDDTAVNESFLDLRIFDEDVAAVDLEIYELEAESITGRRTAD; from the coding sequence ATGGATCACGTCGAGTATGTCTACACGATCGGAATGTCCGACGAAGAGGTGCGAGAGCACCTCGAGCGCGTCGATACCGGGGTACTCGCGCTCGCGGCCGACGATGACGCGTACGCGATTCCCGTCGCCCACCACTACGACTCGGGCTCGCTCTACGTTCGACTGTCGACCGACGGCTCGAGCGAAAAGCGCTCGTACCTCGAGCACACGGAAACCGCGTGCCTTACGATGTACGACGTCAGCGCGTCCGGCGACTCCTGGAGCATCGTCGCCACCGGGCCGCTCCGGAAACTGACCGGACGGGAGCGGGCGCAGTTCGACGACACGGCGGTCAACGAGTCGTTCCTCGATCTTCGAATCTTCGACGAGGACGTCGCAGCGGTCGACCTCGAGATCTACGAACTGGAGGCAGAGTCGATCACCGGCCGGCGGACCGCCGACTGA
- a CDS encoding VIT1/CCC1 transporter family protein gives MSSIRDLLEDDDVRSISRRYFISNGFDGTLTSIGVVVGAYLSGVSDGLTVITIGLGAAVGLGTSGVWSVWEIERAEKQAELLALEQAMLTDLDETAVQQRRAGARKINAIASGIGPLIGIVLPLVPFLAEGDAVSMLGATLIAIAVGVAVLFMFGAYLGSISKQNWIVAGVRMGLAGIVVAILNLFLPG, from the coding sequence GTGAGCTCTATCCGCGACCTCCTCGAGGACGACGACGTCAGGTCGATCTCGCGGCGGTACTTCATCTCCAACGGGTTCGACGGGACGCTGACGAGCATCGGCGTCGTCGTCGGCGCCTATCTGTCGGGCGTCTCGGACGGTCTCACGGTAATCACGATCGGCCTCGGCGCGGCCGTCGGGTTAGGGACGTCCGGCGTCTGGAGCGTCTGGGAGATCGAACGCGCCGAGAAACAGGCCGAACTGCTGGCGCTCGAGCAGGCGATGCTGACCGACCTCGACGAGACGGCGGTCCAGCAGCGGCGGGCGGGCGCTCGCAAGATCAACGCGATCGCGAGCGGGATCGGACCGCTCATCGGGATCGTCCTACCGCTGGTGCCGTTTCTCGCCGAGGGCGACGCCGTCTCCATGCTCGGTGCGACGCTGATCGCCATCGCAGTCGGCGTCGCCGTCCTGTTCATGTTCGGTGCATATCTTGGCTCGATTTCGAAACAGAACTGGATCGTCGCCGGCGTCAGAATGGGGCTCGCAGGGATCGTCGTCGCGATTCTGAACCTGTTCCTGCCCGGGTGA
- a CDS encoding DUF211 domain-containing protein gives MSQSIRRLVLDVMKPQEPDILEFADTAADCSGVEAVNVMLIETDRKVQNLKFTVEGDGIDATALEEALVDLGGTVHSIDQVVCGDRVVEQSGTPQDR, from the coding sequence ATGTCACAATCGATACGACGACTCGTCCTCGACGTGATGAAGCCACAGGAGCCGGACATCCTCGAGTTCGCGGACACCGCCGCCGATTGCTCGGGCGTCGAGGCCGTCAACGTCATGCTGATCGAGACGGATCGGAAGGTGCAGAACCTCAAATTCACGGTCGAGGGGGACGGGATCGACGCGACCGCCCTCGAGGAGGCGCTCGTCGACCTCGGGGGGACGGTGCACTCGATCGATCAGGTCGTCTGCGGCGACCGCGTCGTCGAACAGAGCGGCACGCCGCAGGACCGCTGA
- a CDS encoding amphi-Trp domain-containing protein: MGELETEDQRSRSEIASFLRDLADQLDGGDVTLELGGSDVLLNPSDPVTFELEGESNWSAGIPRRNGASDSSSSGGARLELPRRCGRTSANRVSVADAGYRPRH, from the coding sequence CTGGGAGAACTCGAGACCGAAGACCAGCGATCGCGGTCCGAAATCGCCAGCTTCCTCCGGGACCTCGCCGACCAGCTCGACGGCGGCGACGTGACGCTCGAACTCGGCGGGAGCGACGTCCTGTTGAACCCGTCCGATCCCGTCACCTTCGAGCTGGAAGGCGAGTCGAACTGGTCGGCGGGGATACCGAGGCGAAACGGAGCATCGGATTCGAGCTCGTCTGGTGGCGCGAGGCTCGAACTGCCGAGGAGGTGCGGCCGAACGTCCGCGAATAGGGTGAGTGTCGCGGATGCAGGGTATCGTCCCCGACACTAA